AAGATCGCTGTTTTCCCGTGCCAGCATGGCTGCGCCACGCGCTTGCGCCAGGCCGGTGCGACTCTGGTCGTGGATGAAAACAACTCGTTCCAATCCGGGAATCAGTCGGCGCAGCAGTGCAATGTTGCTGCTGATGTCGGCATCGTCGAATACGCCGGTGATGTCGCTTTCTGTTTTCAGCGATGCCGCCCTCTCGCCGGCAACACCACTGAACACTAGTGGAATGCCGTGGAACAGCTGACCGGGCTTGCGCAACAGAAGGGCAAAGTCGAGCGCGTCATCATCCTGGGCAACGATCAGTGCCGGTTTGTTCTGGCGGTATTTTCCGTCGAACAGACGCGCCGCCTGGGCGAGATAGGCCGGACTCGGGGGCGTCCGCTTGGTGTCGAGGAATTCGATATGCAGTTCAACCGGCGGCGAGGCATTGGCAAAGCCATCGCGCAAGCCGGCCACTTGACCATCCGTCCATGGCAGGCCGGTGTGGTAGGACGAGATGACCAGAATATCCTGCCGTGTTTCGGCGGCCGCAAATGCGGTTTGCCATACTCCGGCCAGGAACAGGCAGGCGACTGCAAGCTGTGCCCAGGTCGCGATGGGAAGCGCGAAGCGCGCAACGCTCATTCCCCGTCGCTTTGCCGGTAGGCTCATTGTCTCGTTCCATTCTGGTTTTTTGGCTAGATTAACGCGCCCGACATACTTTGTCTAAATTCACACGGCTTTGTTGGCCGCTGTTTTCCTGATCGAAGTAACGTGGGCCGAGCGGGCGCTCGCGGCAAAAGGTAAAATTGCACCCATGAATCCCCCGCGCTACGTTCCTCTTCGCCTCCATTCCGAATATTCAGTGACCGACGGCATCGTCCGGATCGGTGATGCCGTCAAACGTGCAGCCAGCGATGGCATGCCGGCGATGGCCGTGACCGACCTCGGCAATCTCTTCGGTCTGGTCAAGTTTTATTCCGGCGCGCGGGGCAAGGGCGTCAAGCCGATTGCCGGTGCCGATGTCTGGATTGCCAATCCGGAAGCGCCGGATGATGCTTCGCGCTTGCTGCTGTTGGTCAGAAACCGCACCGGTTATCAGCAGCTATGCGAGTTGCTGACGCGGGCTTATTTGGTCGAAGGCCGGCGCGATCGTGCCGAGATCCGGCGCGAGTGGTTTGCCGAACTAGGGAGCGATGGCTTGATTGCTTTGTCCGGCGCGCATCTCGGCGATGTCGGGGAAGCACTGGTTAACGGCAATTTTGAACTGGCGGGTGAGCGGGCCAGAGCCTGGGAGGCCATTTTCCCCGGGGCTTTCTACCTTGAAGTGCAGCGCTACGGTCAACCGCAGCAGGAGGCCGTTGTTCAGGCAACGGCCGATCTGGCTGGCGAGTTGGGGCTGCCGCTGGTGGCAACGCATCCCATCCAGTTTCTCGATCAGGACGACTTCCAGGCGCATGAAGCGCGGGTTTGCATTGCCGAGGGTTATGTACTCGGCGATCATCGCCGGCCGAAAATCTATACCGACCAGCAATATTTCAAGAACCAGGCCGAAATGGTCGAGCTGTTTGCCGACCTGCCGGAGGCGTTGGAAAACACGCTGGAAATCGCCCGGCGCTGCAATATCGAGATGACGCTGGGCAAGAATTTTCTGCCTGACTTCCCGATTCCGCCGGGCATGACCGACGGTGAATATTTGGTTGAAGAAGCAAAGAAGGGGCTGGAAATCCGTCTTGCCGAGCTGTATCCGGACCCGGAGGTGCGCCAGCAGCGCAGGCCGGAATACGATGAGCGTCTGGTTTTTGAGTGTAAAACCATTCTCCAGATGGGCTTCCCCGGTTACTTCCTGATCGTGGCGGACTTCATCAACTGGGGCAAGCAAAACGGTGTGCCGGTTGGCCCGGGGCGGGGTTCAGGTGCCGGTTCGCTGGTCGCCTACTCGCTGCGCATTACCGACATCGATCCGCTGGAATACGCGCTGCTGTTCGAACGCTTCCTGAATCCGGAACGGGTTTCCATGCCCGACTTCGATATCGACTTCTGTCAGGACAACCGCTGGCGCGTCATCGAATACGTGCGCGAGCACTACGGCCCGCAGGCGGTTTCGCAGATTGCCACCTTCGGTACGATGTCCTCCAAGGCGGTGATCCGCGACGTCGGCCGCGTGTTCGGCCTGCCGTACTCGATGTGCGACCGCATTTCCAAACTGATCCCGATTGTCCAGAACAAGCCGGTGTCGCTGGCCGAGGCGCTGGAGCAGGAGCCGCAGCTCAAGGAAATGATGGAGGGCGACGGCGACGGTGAAACCGTGCGCGAGCTGTTCGATCTGGCCGGTCGACTGGAGGATTTGACCAGAAACGTCGGCATGCACGCCGGGGGCGTGCTGATCGCGCCGGGCAAGATCACCGATTTCTGTCCGATTTATCAGGCCACCGGCGCCGATGCTTCGCCGGTGTCGCAGTTCGACAAGGACGACGTTGAAAAAGCCGGGCTGGTGAAGTTCGACTTTTTGGGTCTGCGAAATCTGACCATTATCGAGCTGGCTGTTGAGTACATCCGCCGGATGACCGGCGAGAAGCTCGATTTGATGTCGCTCGGCTTCAAGGACCCGGCCGCCTACCAGATTCTGAAAGATGCCAATACAACAGCGATCTTCCAGGTTGAATCGGAGGGCATGAAGAAGCTGCTCAAGAAGCTGGCGCCCGACCGTTTTGAAGACATCATCGCTGTGCTGGCGCTCTATCGTCCCGGTCCGTTGGGCTCTGGGATGGTGGATGACTTCATTCTGCGTAAAAAAGGTCAGCAGAAGATCGACTATTTCCACCCCGACCTGACCGCCTGTCTGTCGCCGACCTACGGCGTTATCGTGTATCAGGAACAGGTGATGCAGATTTCGCAGATCATCGGCGGCTACACGCTCGGTGGCGCCGACATGCTGCGTCGGGCGATGGGCAAGAAGAAAGCCGAGGAAATGGCCGCCCACCGGGCGACGATTGCCGAAGGGGCGAAGAAAAAAGGTTACGACCCGGCGCTGGCCGAGCAACTGTTCGACCTGATGACCAAGTTCGCGGAATACGGCTTCAACAAGTCGCACACCGCCGCCTACGCCGTCGTCACCTATCACACCGCCTGGCTCAAGGCGCACCATTGCGCGGCCTTCATGGCGGCGACCATGTCGTCCGACATGGACAACACCGACTCGGTCAAGATCTTCTACGAAGATGCCGTCGGGCCGGCCAACAAGCTCAAGATGCTCGGGCCGGATGTCAATGCCTCGAATTACCGTTTCGAGCCGGTCGACCGCAGCACGATCCGCTATGGCCTCGGTGCGGTGAAAGGCACTGGCGAGCAGGCCGTGAACGTCATTTTGAAGGCACGCGAAGAAGGCGGGCCGTTCAAGGATTTGTTCGATTTTTGCAAGCGTTGCGACAAGCGCATGGTCAATCGCCGGACAACCGAGGCGCTGATCAAGGCTGGGGCATTCGATGGCATCGCCCCGAAGGTTGCCGGCAGCGAAGTGCCGGATCGCTATCGCTTGCTGGCATCCGTCGGCGTGGCGATGGAGTTCGCTGATCAGGCCGAACGCAATGCAATGCAGACGAGTTTGTTTGATATCGGGAATGTGGCCGAGGAGCACGCGCCGCAATATCTCACTGTCAAGCCGTGGGATGAAAAGGAAAAGCTGATGCAGGAGAAGACGGCGCTCGGCTTCTTCTTCTCCGGCCATCCCTACAACACCTGCAAGAAAGAGTTGTCGCGCTTCATCCGCCGGCCGCTGAACCGTCTGGAACCGGCCAAGGAAACGACGGCGCTGGCCGGTGTGGTCGTTGGCGTGCGGACCCAGATGACCCGGCGCGGCAAGATGCTGTTCGTTCAGCTGGATGATGGTACCGGGATGATCGAAGTCACCGTCTTCAACGAATTGTTCGAGGCTGAACGAGCCAAGATCGTTACCGATGAGGTGCTGATCATTGAGGGGCGCGTTCGCTACGACGAGTTTTCAGGCAGCAACAGCGTGACGGCCGACAAGCTGATGACTTTGGGCGAGGCGCGGGCGCGTTTCGCCAAACACCTGCAGTTGCGGATGGGCGCGGCGGCAGATGCCCGCAAGTTGAAGTCGCTACTGCAGCCGTTTGTGCCGGGAACGGCCCAGGTTCGTATTCGCTATCGCAACAAGGATGCTGAATGCGAACTGGTGCTGGGCGAGAAGTTCCGCGTCAGGCTCGATGATCTGCTGCTGGAGGCGCTGACCGGCTGGTTGCAGCCGGAGAACGTCGAAATCATCTATTAGGCAGGGGCTGAGGCTAGGCGGATAGCGCCATGCGGCGCTATCCCGGCCGTCTTCAGACCACCATGTCGGTCTTGAAACCAATCCGCACGGCACCCCAGTGACGGCCATTGATGATGATCGGCATCGACAGGTCGTTGAGGATTTCACCGGTATCCCGGACGTAGGTCTGGAAGAGCGAAGATTTCTGGTTCTTGGCCAGCTTGAGGCCGACCGGATCGTTGAAGATCCGCTTATGGCGGCATTTGAGCAGGTCGACCGCAGGATCGCCGCTTGGGGCATTCGAGAACACGCCATTGTGGGCCGGCGCATAACCATTGGTATCGACTGACAGCGAGTAGGTCAGCCCGGGGACGTCGCGCAACAGATCGTCGTAGATGCGCGTCAGTTCGGCGTCGCACTGGCCGTCATAGGCCGTCGTGAAGCGCTTCGGGTTCGAACCGGGGATGTCCTTGTAGGCTTGATCGAAAACGTTAACCCCGCGGTCGGCCATTTTCTGGAATACCGCTGCGACGCTGTTGCGGAAGCCGATGCATTTGTCGTGCAGGTTGTCGAATGCACTGTTGCCGGTCCGGAAATCAGCCAGCGTGCATTGCAAGTCTTCGGTTGATTCGCGCAGCGTCTTGGCTGAGTCCAGGCACTGTTTCATGCGTCCGGAAATGTCGACCGAGTGATTGCGGATTTCTTCAACTTCGCGGTGAATCGACTGATTGCTCTCGCGCAGGTTGTAGATGGCTCCGGAAATGGTGCTCAATTGCTCGGTTGTGCGCTTGAAATCGCCCACCATGGTGCTCAGGTCGCTGGCCGAGGTTTCGATGTATTCGTTGGCCTTGGTGACTTCGCCGACAATGGTCTGCGTCTTGGCCGAGGTATCTGAAACCAGATTGATCATCGACTGGGTGTTCTGCCCGATGACCTGAGTGGCCGTCTTCACCTTTTCTGCCAGCTTGCGGACTTCGTCGGCAACGACGGCAAAACCGCGTCCGGCTTCGCCGGCACGGGCAGCTTCGATGGCTGCGTTGAGGGCCAGCAGATTGGTCTGGTCGGAAATATCGTTGATCAGCGAAACGATCTCGTTGATCTTCATCGAACTGGTATGCAACTCGCTGACCGTCGAGGAGAAATGCTCGATGTGCTGGTTGGTCGAGCGCATGGTCGAGGCAACGGTTTCCATTTGCTCCAGCGAGCGCTGGGCCAGATCGAGATTGTTCCGGGTGGATGCCTGGATGGCGTCGGAGTTCATCGCCACTTCGCCGACCGCCTGGTTGACCCGGTTGCTCGACTCGAATACGTCGCTGGCCAGCGATTCCTGCCGGCGCACGGCGTCGCCGGTGAGCTGGACCAGGTGGTTCATCTTTGCCGCATCGGCTGCAATGCTGACGCTGCGTTCCCGTGCGTGCGAGATCAGGCCGCGAACCCGGCTGAAGAAGCGGTTGATGTTCGACGAAATCCGGCCAGCCGCATCACCGCCGGATGTGCCGACCGAGTGCGACAGATCGGCATTGCCATCGGCAATGGCGGCAATGTCACGGTCGATTTTGTCGAGAGCGTTGTTATTTCCGAAAAATCCCATCAGATGTCTCCTGCATCTAGTTCTTATGACTTACCGGGATAGGGCAAGGGGTGGGGCAGATAGTACGCCGTGAAATTAACTATGGCACCCCTTACGCCTTGCTTACGAAAACTCAGGTCGTGCGCTGGCGGGCCGCAAGTCGGCCCAGAAGAAAGCCCTTGATCTCGTGGAACGGAATGGGTTTGCCGAATACGGTGACATCGGGCGGCAGGCCGCGCTGGGCAATTTCGTCGTCCTCGATGGCGCTGACCACGATAATGTCCATGCGGGCCAGTTCCGGGTTGGCGCGCAGGCGCCGGATCATCTCGAAGCCGTCCATGCCGGGCATCATCAGATCGGCAATCAGGATGTCGGGCGTTGATTGTCCGACTTGCAGCAGGCCGTCAAAGCCATTGGCAACCATGCGAACCTTGATCGGCAGATTCCAGCTTTCGATGGTCAGTTCGTAGAGCTTCTGCAGTGTCGGGTCGTCTTCGGCGATCAGCAGGTTGATCTGGCCGCCTGCTTCGCTGGCGCTGGGGATCAGATTCTTCCGTCGGTTGAGCAGGGCTTCGACCGAAGCAAGCGGAATGCGACGATGACCGCCGGTTGTCTTCCAGGCTTCAAGCGCACCGCTTTCGACCATGTTCTGGACCGTGCCGAGCGATACACCCAATTTGACGGCGGCTTGACGGGTACTGAGAAATTCTGAGTCTGCCATGGTTGTTTCTGAGAAATAACAAATTCGTTAAATTTTAGCAGGGTAATCAGCGGGATTTGTAAAATAAAAAATCCCGGCCATCCGCAAGGGGCCGGGATTTCTTGGGGTTTGCCTGCACAAGGCAGGCAGTGAGCCAGATTACAGCTTTTTGGCGTTTTTCGAGAGATAGGCGGCAACACCTTCCGTCGAGGCAACCATCCCCGGTTTACCCTTGTTCCAGCCTGCCGGGCAGACTTCGCCGTGTTCTTCGAAGAACTGGAGAGCGTCGACCATGCGCAGCATTTCGTCGATGTTGCGACCGAGCGGCAGCATGTTGACGACTTGGTGCATGACCACGCCGTTCTTGTCGATCAGGAAGGAACCTCGCAGGGCCACGCCGGCACCTTCGAGTTCAACGTCGTAAGCGCGGCAGATGTCGTGCTTGATGTCGGCGACCAGTGGGTAGCCGACCTGGCCGATACCACCGTCCTTGATGGCGGTGTTCTTCCAGGCCAGGTGGGTGAACTGGGAGTCGATCGAAACACCGATGACTTCGACGCCGCGTTCCTTGAATTCAGCCAGGCGATGATCGAAGGCGATCAGTTCGGACGGGCAGACAAAGGTGAAATCGAGCGGGTAGAAGAACAGGACAACCGGCTTGCCCTTGAAATCGGACAGCTTCAGGTCCTTGATTTCATTGTTGCCATAGACAGCGGTGGCGGTGAAGTCGGGGGCTTGTTTACCAACGAGAACGGCCATGGTGTGCTCCTTTTAATGTTTATCTGAAGGTTGGGGTAAAGGCGGAATTTAACCAAGCATGCAGGGACTGTCAAACAGGGGGCCATGCTTTGTGAATTGGGCAGGTTTGCCATGAATCTCATTCTGGCTGGCATAATCACAGTATGAAAATAACAATGATTTGGCTAGCCGACGGAGGGGTCGGGACATGCTGAAAGTACTGGTTTTCATGCCTGTCGTGGGGGCTGCCGTGTTGGCAGTGTGGCCTGCCCGCCGTCCTGTACACCTTTGGCAGGTGGCGATGCTTTTCTCGGTCGCCGCCCTGGGCTATGCACTGTGGCTGGCGGGTCAGTTCGATCCGGCTGGCGCGGCGGTCCAGATGGCCGAAAGCCGGGCCTGGAACGTTCGGCTGGGCTCTTATTTTTCCCTCGGGATGGATGGCATTTCGCTGGCCATGGTGCTGTTGACCGCGCTGCTCAGCCTGATTGCGGTGCTGGTGTCGCGCCGGATGGAAAGCGGTGCCCGGCTGTACTTCCCATTGGTGCTGCTTCTCGAATCGGCCATGTTCGGCGTGTTCACCGCACGGGACTGGTCGTTGTTCTATGTTTTCTGGGAAGCCACGCTGCTCCCCCTGTTCTTTCTGATCGAGCGCCTGGGGGGCGCCAATCGGCAGAAAGCGGCGCTCAATTTCTTCCTGTATACGCTGGGCGGCTCAGTATTCATGCTGGTGTCGCTGCTGTTTTTGTACGATGCGGCGCCAGGCCACAGCTTTGCGATGGCTGATATGGCCGAAGGCGGGCGTGGCTTGCCGCTGCATACCCAGTTGTTGATTTTTGCCGGTTTTTTCATTGGCTTTGGCGTCAAGATGCCCGTTTTCCCCCTGCATGGCTGGCTGCCGCTGGCTCATGTCGAAGCGCCGAGCCCGGTATCCATCCTGCTCTCCGGGGTGTTGCTGAAAATGGGGGCCTACGGCCTGATCCGGGCGGCCGAAACCTTGCCGGCGGCCTTGCTGGCCACGCAGGACTGGCTGGCCTTGCTGGCCTTCATCAGCTTGCTTTACGGTGGCATTCTGGCCTGGCGTCAGCAGGACCTGAAAGCCATGGTCGCCTACTCGTCGATTTCACACATGGGCGTTGTCCTGCTCGGCATTGCTACGTTGAATGTCACCGGACTGACCGGCGCCGTGATGCAGATGGTGGCGCATGGCCTGACGGCTGGTTTACTTTTCCTGGTGGTTGGATTGCTCTACCAGCGGACGCACCAGCGCGACCTGGCGGATTATGGCTCCTTGCTCGGCAAGGCGCCGCGCTTTGCCTTTTTCTGTGCTTTCGGCTTGCTGGCGGCGATCGGTCTGCCGGGCAGCGCCGGCTTTGTGGCTGAATTGCACGCTATCGTGGGCAGCTTCGGGCGCTGGGGGGGCTGGGTTGCCCTGGTCTGTCTCGGCATGTTGATCGGTGCCGCATACAGTTTTCGGGTGATTGGCCGGTTGTGCCTGCCCGGTCGGCCGATGGAACTGGCTGACATGACGCGTACCGAAACGGTTGCCGCTGCCATTCTGGCGCTGGTCATCGTGGTGCT
The sequence above is drawn from the Dechloromonas sp. TW-R-39-2 genome and encodes:
- the dnaE gene encoding DNA polymerase III subunit alpha — its product is MNPPRYVPLRLHSEYSVTDGIVRIGDAVKRAASDGMPAMAVTDLGNLFGLVKFYSGARGKGVKPIAGADVWIANPEAPDDASRLLLLVRNRTGYQQLCELLTRAYLVEGRRDRAEIRREWFAELGSDGLIALSGAHLGDVGEALVNGNFELAGERARAWEAIFPGAFYLEVQRYGQPQQEAVVQATADLAGELGLPLVATHPIQFLDQDDFQAHEARVCIAEGYVLGDHRRPKIYTDQQYFKNQAEMVELFADLPEALENTLEIARRCNIEMTLGKNFLPDFPIPPGMTDGEYLVEEAKKGLEIRLAELYPDPEVRQQRRPEYDERLVFECKTILQMGFPGYFLIVADFINWGKQNGVPVGPGRGSGAGSLVAYSLRITDIDPLEYALLFERFLNPERVSMPDFDIDFCQDNRWRVIEYVREHYGPQAVSQIATFGTMSSKAVIRDVGRVFGLPYSMCDRISKLIPIVQNKPVSLAEALEQEPQLKEMMEGDGDGETVRELFDLAGRLEDLTRNVGMHAGGVLIAPGKITDFCPIYQATGADASPVSQFDKDDVEKAGLVKFDFLGLRNLTIIELAVEYIRRMTGEKLDLMSLGFKDPAAYQILKDANTTAIFQVESEGMKKLLKKLAPDRFEDIIAVLALYRPGPLGSGMVDDFILRKKGQQKIDYFHPDLTACLSPTYGVIVYQEQVMQISQIIGGYTLGGADMLRRAMGKKKAEEMAAHRATIAEGAKKKGYDPALAEQLFDLMTKFAEYGFNKSHTAAYAVVTYHTAWLKAHHCAAFMAATMSSDMDNTDSVKIFYEDAVGPANKLKMLGPDVNASNYRFEPVDRSTIRYGLGAVKGTGEQAVNVILKAREEGGPFKDLFDFCKRCDKRMVNRRTTEALIKAGAFDGIAPKVAGSEVPDRYRLLASVGVAMEFADQAERNAMQTSLFDIGNVAEEHAPQYLTVKPWDEKEKLMQEKTALGFFFSGHPYNTCKKELSRFIRRPLNRLEPAKETTALAGVVVGVRTQMTRRGKMLFVQLDDGTGMIEVTVFNELFEAERAKIVTDEVLIIEGRVRYDEFSGSNSVTADKLMTLGEARARFAKHLQLRMGAAADARKLKSLLQPFVPGTAQVRIRYRNKDAECELVLGEKFRVRLDDLLLEALTGWLQPENVEIIY
- a CDS encoding methyl-accepting chemotaxis protein, with protein sequence MGFFGNNNALDKIDRDIAAIADGNADLSHSVGTSGGDAAGRISSNINRFFSRVRGLISHARERSVSIAADAAKMNHLVQLTGDAVRRQESLASDVFESSNRVNQAVGEVAMNSDAIQASTRNNLDLAQRSLEQMETVASTMRSTNQHIEHFSSTVSELHTSSMKINEIVSLINDISDQTNLLALNAAIEAARAGEAGRGFAVVADEVRKLAEKVKTATQVIGQNTQSMINLVSDTSAKTQTIVGEVTKANEYIETSASDLSTMVGDFKRTTEQLSTISGAIYNLRESNQSIHREVEEIRNHSVDISGRMKQCLDSAKTLRESTEDLQCTLADFRTGNSAFDNLHDKCIGFRNSVAAVFQKMADRGVNVFDQAYKDIPGSNPKRFTTAYDGQCDAELTRIYDDLLRDVPGLTYSLSVDTNGYAPAHNGVFSNAPSGDPAVDLLKCRHKRIFNDPVGLKLAKNQKSSLFQTYVRDTGEILNDLSMPIIINGRHWGAVRIGFKTDMVV
- a CDS encoding response regulator, with the protein product MADSEFLSTRQAAVKLGVSLGTVQNMVESGALEAWKTTGGHRRIPLASVEALLNRRKNLIPSASEAGGQINLLIAEDDPTLQKLYELTIESWNLPIKVRMVANGFDGLLQVGQSTPDILIADLMMPGMDGFEMIRRLRANPELARMDIIVVSAIEDDEIAQRGLPPDVTVFGKPIPFHEIKGFLLGRLAARQRTT
- a CDS encoding peroxiredoxin, producing MAVLVGKQAPDFTATAVYGNNEIKDLKLSDFKGKPVVLFFYPLDFTFVCPSELIAFDHRLAEFKERGVEVIGVSIDSQFTHLAWKNTAIKDGGIGQVGYPLVADIKHDICRAYDVELEGAGVALRGSFLIDKNGVVMHQVVNMLPLGRNIDEMLRMVDALQFFEEHGEVCPAGWNKGKPGMVASTEGVAAYLSKNAKKL
- a CDS encoding NuoM family protein — its product is MLKVLVFMPVVGAAVLAVWPARRPVHLWQVAMLFSVAALGYALWLAGQFDPAGAAVQMAESRAWNVRLGSYFSLGMDGISLAMVLLTALLSLIAVLVSRRMESGARLYFPLVLLLESAMFGVFTARDWSLFYVFWEATLLPLFFLIERLGGANRQKAALNFFLYTLGGSVFMLVSLLFLYDAAPGHSFAMADMAEGGRGLPLHTQLLIFAGFFIGFGVKMPVFPLHGWLPLAHVEAPSPVSILLSGVLLKMGAYGLIRAAETLPAALLATQDWLALLAFISLLYGGILAWRQQDLKAMVAYSSISHMGVVLLGIATLNVTGLTGAVMQMVAHGLTAGLLFLVVGLLYQRTHQRDLADYGSLLGKAPRFAFFCAFGLLAAIGLPGSAGFVAELHAIVGSFGRWGGWVALVCLGMLIGAAYSFRVIGRLCLPGRPMELADMTRTETVAAAILALVIVVLGIWPAPLLGLIAGSVAQVSQWFWA